In one Halichondria panicea chromosome 4, odHalPani1.1, whole genome shotgun sequence genomic region, the following are encoded:
- the LOC135334702 gene encoding E3 ubiquitin-protein ligase UHRF1-like encodes MTRQIVSFVAAGHASGSGRLALTCTCDCPLNDKTGDTVLGSGQTANQWSGIRNYKGRKSPEYAPEEGNKYDGIYKVVKYWPEKNKNGFIGWKYLFRRDESHASWIREGKKAIKKLGLTMEYPDGYLEAQAAKKQSKEAEADGGVGSDEEAAS; translated from the exons ATGACAAGACAGATTGTGTCTTTTGTGGCGGCCGGTCATGCCAGTGGTTCAGGTCGTCTT GCCCTTACTTGTACGTGTGACTGTCCCCTCAATGACAAGACAGGGGACACAGTGCTCGGAAGTGGACAAACAGCAAACCAGTGGAGTGGCATACGGAACTACAAGGGACGGAAGAGCCCAGAGTACGCTCCAGAAGAGGGGAACAAGTACGACGGGATCTACAAGGTCGTCAAGTACTGGCCAGAGAAGAACAAGAACGGATTCATTGGTTGGAAGTACCTGTTCAGGAGAGATGAG TCTCATGCTTCTTGGATTCGTGAGGGCAAGAAGGCCATTAAGAAGCTAGGCCTCACTATGGAGTATCCTGATGGCTACCTCGAGGCTCAGGCTGCCAAAAAACAGAGCAAAGAAGCGGAGGCTGATGGTGGGGTGGGGTCAGATGAGGaggcagctagctag
- the LOC135334960 gene encoding uncharacterized protein LOC135334960 isoform X1: MFPSRLFLCCLLGIVSLVYGQTLTRPASGNEPPGTNHTGKIISFSDVGSGVGTDPRAWYCYTGVTGGVVWQFPNGSALPIVFYRDAIGDELFISAVRNTAVVLHRGPTHFSPDGEHCCRRPSTGLSRCVTFTPCPTLSPLTNGRISYNATTNMATYICNTAGYAPTITMASGSVLQITCMSDGTSAGTWSPSPPTACAFVYCGSPPTIANGSPGVPIATPDATSDKGTVTYTCDSGYEVVATAMATCMANRTWGPPPTCQPVNCGTPPSVTNASPGTPSPDTTLGENVTYTCVSGYEVSTGVITATATCMASGVWGPLPTCSPVDCGSLDAPSNGAVDTSSGTTFMMTATYTCDTGYNIVGSNTTRTCGATALWTPEAPTCAPVDCGPLTVPNGQVSTSSGTTFMNTAMYTCDHGYTLNGASDRTCQVNRTCQANRTWSLTAPTCDPVDCGPLNNTPNGLVSTSSGTTFMMTATYTCNTGYNIVGSESRTCGANGTSGVWSGEPPVCNFIPLSRGSSAIVNNSALSLATIGEGSSALTCHTELITCCRGEDNNGSALGGWRGPNGGSIPDSNTNGFYVSRGISSISLNLVEGSSEVAGTYCCQVPRESGATTTHCVMVTVSASLSIAAVAGGIVGAIVVVILVILLIIFLVLFLRQSRKKQYEPAVKNSGLSTVYSKHSDASDGGVATISKDHEPTITGFPSESRANEGEEVVIKPKVEGHPPPSITWYHDGRKVTADYATELDQDGGLSFPSVETKHAGVYKLVASGPSVKAETELQLIVVPEGGEEEVTDEMDLTPIPVDGFGAYVTEQHANGNKKFASNYLGLGGKEGEHSTAIAKQHKEENRFRNILVYDDNLIILDPIPGQEDCQSDYINACYVDGFVKRNKFIASQGPLPNTLVDFWRMMWQERPPIIVMLTNLMENNKIKCQQYWPDSGSVSYGPFTVTITDQQVLADYTVRNLLLAMKGVSGKPFKTTQFHFTTWPDHGVPDYATPILGFHRRVKSQHKPSRGPLLVHCSAGVGRTGTYIAIDNVLDQIAAEGLVDISGTIVKSRNQRMKMVQTQDQYVFIHDAILESVTCGDTQICAGDLRRQIQKMSSVAPGKTTSEFQYQFQILEQVSPNPNEVNCSSAFRHKNLNRGIQYLPIENHRVFLKGEDPGRDYINAVFVNGYKHQKAYIIAQNPLDSTVRNFWKMIYDRKCAAVVMLTPLSENGKEACSQYWPESGNATSFGEFTIDNLGEEVNTGFVMRQLSVLNKKTKQTLQIIQIQILDWKSTGACANFKIVTDVNEEVVKVQRRTGNKAIVVHCSDTATRSGMYCSVATTIDRCKTEGVVDVFQVVKSLRVHKPGAVPSVDNYKDVFEALLVYLDSFDTYANFL, encoded by the exons ATGTTCCCCTCAAGGTTATTTCTCTGCTGTCTGCTGGGAATTGTTTCCCTAGTGTATGGACAGACTTTGA CTCGACCGGCATCAGGCAATGAGCCCCCTGGCACTAACCACACTGGAAAGATCATCTCGTTCTCTGATGTTGGATCAGGAGTTGGTACTGATCCACGAGCCTGGTATTGCTACACCGGAGTCACTGGTGGTGTAGTGTGGCAGTTCCCTAATGGGAGTGCATTGCCCATAGTTTTTTACAGGGATGCAATTGGGGATGAACTGTTCATCAGTGCTGTTAGAAATACTGCTGTTGTTCTGCATCGTGGTCCCACACACttcagtcctgatggagaacactgctgtAGGAGGCCTAGCACAGGACTGAGCAGATGTGTCACCTTCA ctccctgccccacactgaGTCCCCTCACTAATGGAAGGATCTCATACAATGCAACCACCAACATGGCCACCTACATCTGTAACACTGCTGGTTACGCACCAACCATCACCATGGCCAGTGGATCAGTTCTGCAGATAACTTGTATGAGTGATGGTACTAGTGCTGGTACCTGGTCTCCATCACCACCTACAGCCTGTGCAT TTGTGTATTGTGGCTCCCCACCCACCATTGCCAATGGCTCTCCTGGAGTACCAATTGCAACCCCTGACGCAACCTCCGACAAAGGGACagtgacctacacctgtgacagtGGGTATGAGGTCGTCGCCACAGCAATGGCCACATGTATGGCTAATAGGACCTGGGGACCTCCACCAACTTGTCAGC CTGTAAATTGTGGGACACCTCCCTCTGTAACCAATGCATCTCCTGGAACACCCTCACCTGACACAACTCTCGGAGAGAATgtgacctacacctgtgtcagTGGGTATGAGGTCTCCACTGGAGTCATCACAGCAACAGCTACCTGTATGGCTAGTGGGGTGTGGGGACCTCTACCAACTTGTTCAC ctgttgactgtggctcCTTGGACGCCccctccaatggagcagtggacacatcctctggaaccaccttcatgatgactgctacctacacctgtgacactggatacaaCATTGTTGGATCAAACACCACTCGGACTTGTGGGGCCACTGCACTATGGACTCCAGAGGCCCCCACATGTGCAC ctgttgactgtggtccCCTCACTGTTCCTAATGGGCAAGTTagtacatcctctggaaccaccttcatgaatACTGCCATGTACACTTGTGATcatggctacactctcaatggagcaTCAGATAGAACCTGTCAAGTTAATAGAACCTGTCAAGCTAATAGAACCTGGAGCCTAACAGCACCTACCTGTGATC ctgttgactgtggtccCCTAAATAACACTCCCAATGGACTAGTCagtacatcctctggaaccaccttcatgatgactgctacctacacctgtaacactggatacaacatCGTTGGTAGTGAGAGCAGAACTTGTGGAGCAAATGGAACAAGTGGAGTGTGGTCAGGAGAACCTCCAGTGTGCAACT TCATTCCTTTGAGCAGGGGATCGAGTGCCATTGTTAACAACTCTGCCTTATCACTGGCGACCATTGGAGAGGGTTCCTCTGCCCTCACCTGTCATACTGAGCTCATCACCTGCTGCAGAGGAGAGGACAACAACGGCAGTGCTCTTGGAGGGTGGAGAGGACCAAATGGTGGCAGCATTCCTGACTCGAATACCAATGGATTCTACGTGTCACGAGGTATAAGCTCCATTAGTCTGAACCTTGTAGAGGGATCCAGTGAAGTAGCTGGTACCTACTGTTGTCAAGTGCCCAGGGAGAGTGGGGCAACCACTACACATTGTGTCATGGTGACTG TCTCTGCTTCTCTCTCTATTGCTGCTGTTGCTGGTGGGATAGTCGGTGCTATAGTGGTGGTGATTCTAGTGATCCTGCTCATCATATTCCTAGTACTGTTCCTAAG ACAATCACGGAAGAAACAGTATGAACCTGCTGTCAAAAACTCTGGTCTCTCTACTGTATACAGCAAACACAGCGATGCCAGTGATGGGGGCGTGGCTACCATATCAAAAGACCACG AGCCTACCATAACTGGCTTCCCAAGTGAGAGCAGAGCTAATGAAGGGGAGGAGGTAGTCATTAAGCCCAAGGTGGAAggtcaccctccacccagtatcACCTGGTACCACGATGGTAGGAAGGTGACTGCAGACTATGCCACAGaactggaccaggacggtggaTTATCCTTCCCTAGTGTAGAGACTAAGCATGCTG GTGTGTATAAGCTGGTGGCCAGTGGACCTTCTGTCAAAGCTGAGACAGAGCTCCAGTTGATAGTGGTACCAGAGGGAGGGGAAGAAGAGGTGACAGATGAGATGGACCTCACTCCTATACCAGTGGATGGGTTTGGAGCATATGTCACTGAGCAGCATGCTAATGGCAATAAGAAGTTTGCCAGCAACTATTTG GGTCTCGGTGGTAAGGAAGGTGAACACTCAACAGCAATTGCCAAACAGCACAAGGAGGAAAATAGATTTAGAAACATTCTTGTGT ATGATGACAACCTCATTATCCTAGACCCCATCCCTGGACAAGAGGACTGTCAGAgtgactacatcaatgcctGCTATGTagac GGTTTTGTCAAGCGAAACAAGTTTATTGCTTCTCAAG GACCACTACCCAATACTCTGGTGGACTTCTGGCGCATGATGTGGCAGGAGAGACCACCCATAATAGTCATGCTCACCAACCTCATGGAGAACAACAAGATTAAGTGTCAACAGTACTGGCCTGACAGTGGCAGTGTGAGCTATGGCCCCTTCACAGTCACCATCACAGACCAGCAGGTCCTGGCTGACTACACTGTCAGAAACCTACTACTTGCA atGAAAGGTGTAAGTGGGAAACCTTTCAAGACCACTCAGTTTCACTTTACGACGTGGCCTGATCACGGTGTGCCTGactatgccacgcccattctTGGGTTTCATCGTCGGGTCAAGTCCCAACACAAGCCATCCAGAGGTCCTCTCCTGGTCCACTGCAGTGCTGGTGTGGGACGCACAGGCACTTACATTGCCATTGATAATGTCCTCGATCAGATCGCAGCCGAGGGTCTCGTCGATATTTCCGGAACAATTGTCAAATCTCGCAACCAGAGGATGAAAATGGTCCAAACCCAG GACCAATATGTGTTCATCCACGATGCTATCCTGGAGTCAGTGACGTGTGGAGACACTCAGATCTGTGCTGGAGATCTGCGCAGACAGATACAGAAGATGTCATCAGTGGCCCCAGGAAAAACCACATCAGAATTCCAATACCAGTTCCAAATTCTGGAACAGGTCTCTCCAAATCCGAATGAGGTCAACTGCAGTAGTGCATTCAGACACAAGAACCTGAACAGGGGAATACAGTACCTACCAA TTGAGAATCACCGCGTGTTCCTGAAAGGGGAGGACCCTGGCCgtgactacatcaatgccGTCTTTGTCAAT ggCTACAAGCACCAGAAGGCATACATCATTGCCCAGAATCCACTGGACTCAACTGTGCGTAACTTCTGGAAGATGATCTATGACAGGAAGTGTGCGGCTGTTGTGATGTTGACTCCACTCAGTGAGAATGGGAAG gaggcatgctcccagtactggccagagaGTGGCAATGCCACCTCCTTCGGTGAGTTCACCATCGATAACTTGGGGGAGGAAGTCAACACTGGGTTCGTTATGAGGCAACTGAGCGTACTTAACAAGAAG ACAAAGCAAACTCTTCAAATAATTCAGATCCAAATTCTCGATTGGAAGTCGACTGGTGCATGTGCAAACTTCAAGATTGTAACTGACGTCAATGAGGAGGTTGTAAAGGTTCAAAGGAGGACTGGAAACAAGGCGATTGTGGTCCACTGCAG TGACACTGCGACCCGCTCTGGTATGTACTGCTCTGTAGCTACTACCATTGACCGTTGCAAGACAGAGGGAGTGGTGGATGTGTTCCAGGTGGTCAAGTCCCTCAGGGTCCACAAGCCAGGGGCAGTACCCTCAGTT GACAACTACAAGGATGTTTTCGAGGCCTTGTTGGTCTACTTGGACTCCTTCGATACTTACGCAAACTTTCTCTAA
- the LOC135334960 gene encoding uncharacterized protein LOC135334960 isoform X2, giving the protein MFPSRLFLCCLLGIVSLVYGQTLTRPASGNEPPGTNHTGKIISFSDVGSGVGTDPRAWYCYTGVTGGVVWQFPNGSALPIVFYRDAIGDELFISAVRNTAVVLHRGPTHFSPDGEHCCRRPSTGLSRCVTFTPCPTLSPLTNGRISYNATTNMATYICNTAGYAPTITMASGSVLQITCMSDGTSAGTWSPSPPTACAFVYCGSPPTIANGSPGVPIATPDATSDKGTVTYTCDSGYEVVATAMATCMANRTWGPPPTCQPVNCGTPPSVTNASPGTPSPDTTLGENVTYTCVSGYEVSTGVITATATCMASGVWGPLPTCSPVDCGSLDAPSNGAVDTSSGTTFMMTATYTCDTGYNIVGSNTTRTCGATALWTPEAPTCAPVDCGPLTVPNGQVSTSSGTTFMNTAMYTCDHGYTLNGASDRTCQVNRTCQANRTWSLTAPTCDPVDCGPLNNTPNGLVSTSSGTTFMMTATYTCNTGYNIVGSESRTCGANGTSGVWSGEPPVCNFIPLSRGSSAIVNNSALSLATIGEGSSALTCHTELITCCRGEDNNGSALGGWRGPNGGSIPDSNTNGFYVSRGISSISLNLVEGSSEVAGTYCCQVPRESGATTTHCVMVTVSASLSIAAVAGGIVGAIVVVILVILLIIFLVLFLRQSRKKQYEPAVKNSGLSTVYSKHSDASDGGVATISKDHEPTITGFPSESRANEGEEVVIKPKVEGHPPPSITWYHDGRKVTADYATELDQDGGLSFPSVETKHAGVYKLVASGPSVKAETELQLIVVPEGGEEEVTDEMDLTPIPVDGFGAYVTEQHANGNKKFASNYLGLGGKEGEHSTAIAKQHKEENRFRNILVYDDNLIILDPIPGQEDCQSDYINACYVDGFVKRNKFIASQGPLPNTLVDFWRMMWQERPPIIVMLTNLMENNKIKCQQYWPDSGSVSYGPFTVTITDQQVLADYTVRNLLLAMKGVSGKPFKTTQFHFTTWPDHGVPDYATPILGFHRRVKSQHKPSRGPLLVHCSAGVGRTGTYIAIDNVLDQIAAEGLVDISGTIVKSRNQRMKMVQTQDQYVFIHDAILESVTCGDTQICAGDLRRQIQKMSSVAPGKTTSEFQYQFQILEQVSPNPNEVNCSSAFRHKNLNRGIQYLPIENHRVFLKGEDPGRDYINAVFVNGYKHQKAYIIAQNPLDSTVRNFWKMIYDRKCAAVVMLTPLSENGKEACSQYWPESGNVTSFGEFTIDNLGEEVNTGFVMRQLSVLNKKTKQTLQIIQIQILDWKSIGACANFKIVTDVNEEVVKVQRRTGNKAIVVHCSDTATRSGMYCSVATTIDRCKTEGVVDVFQVVKSLRVHKPGAVPSVDNYKDVFEALLVYLDSFDTYANFL; this is encoded by the exons ATGTTCCCCTCAAGGTTATTTCTCTGCTGTCTGCTGGGAATTGTTTCCCTAGTGTATGGACAGACTTTGA CTCGACCGGCATCAGGCAATGAGCCCCCTGGCACTAACCACACTGGAAAGATCATCTCGTTCTCTGATGTTGGATCAGGAGTTGGTACTGATCCACGAGCCTGGTATTGCTACACCGGAGTCACTGGTGGTGTAGTGTGGCAGTTCCCTAATGGGAGTGCATTGCCCATAGTTTTTTACAGGGATGCAATTGGGGATGAACTGTTCATCAGTGCTGTTAGAAATACTGCTGTTGTTCTGCATCGTGGTCCCACACACttcagtcctgatggagaacactgctgtAGGAGGCCTAGCACAGGACTGAGCAGATGTGTCACCTTCA ctccctgccccacactgaGTCCCCTCACTAATGGAAGGATCTCATACAATGCAACCACCAACATGGCCACCTACATCTGTAACACTGCTGGTTACGCACCAACCATCACCATGGCCAGTGGATCAGTTCTGCAGATAACTTGTATGAGTGATGGTACTAGTGCTGGTACCTGGTCTCCATCACCACCTACAGCCTGTGCAT TTGTGTATTGTGGCTCCCCACCCACCATTGCCAATGGCTCTCCTGGAGTACCAATTGCAACCCCTGACGCAACCTCCGACAAAGGGACagtgacctacacctgtgacagtGGGTATGAGGTCGTCGCCACAGCAATGGCCACATGTATGGCTAATAGGACCTGGGGACCTCCACCAACTTGTCAGC CTGTAAATTGTGGGACACCTCCCTCTGTAACCAATGCATCTCCTGGAACACCCTCACCTGACACAACTCTCGGAGAGAATgtgacctacacctgtgtcagTGGGTATGAGGTCTCCACTGGAGTCATCACAGCAACAGCTACCTGTATGGCTAGTGGGGTGTGGGGACCTCTACCAACTTGTTCAC ctgttgactgtggctcCTTGGACGCCccctccaatggagcagtggacacatcctctggaaccaccttcatgatgactgctacctacacctgtgacactggatacaaCATTGTTGGATCAAACACCACTCGGACTTGTGGGGCCACTGCACTATGGACTCCAGAGGCCCCCACATGTGCAC ctgttgactgtggtccCCTCACTGTTCCTAATGGGCAAGTTagtacatcctctggaaccaccttcatgaatACTGCCATGTACACTTGTGATcatggctacactctcaatggagcaTCAGATAGAACCTGTCAAGTTAATAGAACCTGTCAAGCTAATAGAACCTGGAGCCTAACAGCACCTACCTGTGATC ctgttgactgtggtccCCTAAATAACACTCCCAATGGACTAGTCagtacatcctctggaaccaccttcatgatgactgctacctacacctgtaacactggatacaacatCGTTGGTAGTGAGAGCAGAACTTGTGGAGCAAATGGAACAAGTGGAGTGTGGTCAGGAGAACCTCCAGTGTGCAACT TCATTCCTTTGAGCAGGGGATCGAGTGCCATTGTTAACAACTCTGCCTTATCACTGGCGACCATTGGAGAGGGTTCCTCTGCCCTCACCTGTCATACTGAGCTCATCACCTGCTGCAGAGGAGAGGACAACAACGGCAGTGCTCTTGGAGGGTGGAGAGGACCAAATGGTGGCAGCATTCCTGACTCGAATACCAATGGATTCTACGTGTCACGAGGTATAAGCTCCATTAGTCTGAACCTTGTAGAGGGATCCAGTGAAGTAGCTGGTACCTACTGTTGTCAAGTGCCCAGGGAGAGTGGGGCAACCACTACACATTGTGTCATGGTGACTG TCTCTGCTTCTCTCTCTATTGCTGCTGTTGCTGGTGGGATAGTCGGTGCTATAGTGGTGGTGATTCTAGTGATCCTGCTCATCATATTCCTAGTACTGTTCCTAAG ACAATCACGGAAGAAACAGTATGAACCTGCTGTCAAAAACTCTGGTCTCTCTACTGTATACAGCAAACACAGCGATGCCAGTGATGGGGGCGTGGCTACCATATCAAAAGACCACG AGCCTACCATAACTGGCTTCCCAAGTGAGAGCAGAGCTAATGAAGGGGAGGAGGTAGTCATTAAGCCCAAGGTGGAAggtcaccctccacccagtatcACCTGGTACCACGATGGTAGGAAGGTGACTGCAGACTATGCCACAGaactggaccaggacggtggaTTATCCTTCCCTAGTGTAGAGACTAAGCATGCTG GTGTGTATAAGCTGGTGGCCAGTGGACCTTCTGTCAAAGCTGAGACAGAGCTCCAGTTGATAGTGGTACCAGAGGGAGGGGAAGAAGAGGTGACAGATGAGATGGACCTCACTCCTATACCAGTGGATGGGTTTGGAGCATATGTCACTGAGCAGCATGCTAATGGCAATAAGAAGTTTGCCAGCAACTATTTG GGTCTCGGTGGTAAGGAAGGTGAACACTCAACAGCAATTGCCAAACAGCACAAGGAGGAAAATAGATTTAGAAACATTCTTGTGT ATGATGACAACCTCATTATCCTAGACCCCATCCCTGGACAAGAGGACTGTCAGAgtgactacatcaatgcctGCTATGTagac GGTTTTGTCAAGCGAAACAAGTTTATTGCTTCTCAAG GACCACTACCCAATACTCTGGTGGACTTCTGGCGCATGATGTGGCAGGAGAGACCACCCATAATAGTCATGCTCACCAACCTCATGGAGAACAACAAGATTAAGTGTCAACAGTACTGGCCTGACAGTGGCAGTGTGAGCTATGGCCCCTTCACAGTCACCATCACAGACCAGCAGGTCCTGGCTGACTACACTGTCAGAAACCTACTACTTGCA atGAAAGGTGTAAGTGGGAAACCTTTCAAGACCACTCAGTTTCACTTTACGACGTGGCCTGATCACGGTGTGCCTGactatgccacgcccattctTGGGTTTCATCGTCGGGTCAAGTCCCAACACAAGCCATCCAGAGGTCCTCTCCTGGTCCACTGCAGTGCTGGTGTGGGACGCACAGGCACTTACATTGCCATTGATAATGTCCTCGATCAGATCGCAGCCGAGGGTCTCGTCGATATTTCCGGAACAATTGTCAAATCTCGCAACCAGAGGATGAAAATGGTCCAAACCCAG GACCAATATGTGTTCATCCACGATGCTATCCTGGAGTCAGTGACGTGTGGAGACACTCAGATCTGTGCTGGAGATCTGCGCAGACAGATACAGAAGATGTCATCAGTGGCCCCAGGAAAAACCACATCAGAATTCCAATACCAGTTCCAAATTCTGGAACAGGTCTCTCCAAATCCGAATGAGGTCAACTGCAGTAGTGCATTCAGACACAAGAACCTGAACAGGGGAATACAGTACCTACCAA TTGAGAATCACCGCGTGTTCCTGAAAGGGGAGGACCCTGGCCgtgactacatcaatgccGTCTTTGTCAAT ggCTACAAGCACCAGAAGGCATACATCATTGCCCAGAATCCACTGGACTCAACTGTGCGTAACTTCTGGAAGATGATCTATGACAGGAAGTGTGCGGCTGTTGTGATGTTGACTCCACTCAGTGAGAATGGGAAG gaggcatgctcccagtactggccagagaGTGGCAATGTCACCTCCTTCGGTGAGTTCACCATTGATAACTTGGGGGAGGAAGTCAACACTGGGTTCGTTATGAGGCAACTGAGCGTACTTAACAAGAAG